DNA sequence from the Tachysurus vachellii isolate PV-2020 chromosome 16, HZAU_Pvac_v1, whole genome shotgun sequence genome:
CTACCTAGCATCAGACAATAGGCAGACAGTAGTGTAGTGGACACCAAAAGAGATCCAAATTAGTGATCTTGATCCGTGTCTGTTAGATATGTAAATAGGggaacttaagtaaagttggctgcatattcacagattcgagtttcctgagtcaataactcctgaactaaagggtgttactacacaaataacacctctttttttatggtagtaatgtagagaggcagctacaacccaattttcctcaatatcagctttcctccgcgttggaaaaaatacataagtctctatagtgcagacgactgagagacagattccaagggaccgtctgcaaagccCGAAAACccggttttgcactttgcagacggtcccttggaatctgtctcttaggtgttcgcacatagagacttatgtattttttccaacgcggaggaaagctgatattgaggaaaattgggttgtagctgcctctctacattactaccataaaaaaaaaggtgttatttgtgtaattagagcgtttagctcaggagttattgacttgggaaactcgaaatgtatatatatatagcagcaCCTGCATGCCTACACTTAAACCCGGCTTAAGCTTTGCAGCTGAGCCAATCATTATTTTACTAATCTCTTCAAATCCGAAATTGTGGAAATGCTGGGTTAGCTGTAGGAAATAAGTGCAATGTGGTTGTTTTTTGGGAAATCTCAAACAGGGAAAATCTCTCCCAAGCCTACATGACAAACAGTTTCTGGTTATCATCTTCACCAAACAGCTCAACAAAACGCTCTGAATGGTttcatatgtaaatatgtaaactgGCTCGGTATGGATGCAGAATGGGTGCAAGAAATACTATTTCAATTACTACATGACAGACTCACGGAGCAAAAATATTTCTTCTCTCATTCTACATATTTGTATTTCAAGCAGGAGTGAAATTTCTTACCTTCTTTCTGTTTCCTGAAGACTGCACTCCATTCTAAAGATAGAGAATTTACACACATTAAGCATTAAgctcaaaaatataaaatgttggtCTATTTTCAGATACAGTACAAACAGTAGCAACCTGACAAAAAACACTGTCCCTTTAACAAGAAAAAAGTTTGTTAACATGAACAGGGTttagagcgagtgagtgagtaacaacTCACCTTGTGTATGATACTGCACAGCTTCCATTAGATGGCGACAGGTGAGCAGCAGCTGCGCAGAATCGTCAGGCTCCTTGGAGCACTTGCTTGGCAAAGCCACAAATTTTTCAGAAACCGTTTCTTCAGCAAGGTGGTGAACAGTTGCAGATGGACTCTGCTCTGTGTCCTCTTCAGCACTTGAAGTGGTGTTCTCCATCACCGGCCCATTGGTAATGAAGCTGAGTCCCCACTGATTCTGCAGAAGTGCCCCGATGCCAGGTGGCTCTTCAGCCATGCCCCCAAATTGTCCGCCCGCCTTCACCTTGGAGGCGTAACTGACTGCCGGCTGCAGCTTGGCAGGGCTGTCCTTCACCGGGAAAGCGGGCGGAGGTCTAAGAGACGACAGCGTCTCTCCCATCCACTTGTCCTTCTGTGCCTGAGAGGATTTCTGGAGTTTTTGACCGGCTCCCTCACGACGAGGACCTCTGCCTCTGTTCTGAGCCCTGTGCTCTCTGTTCAAGGGTTGTGTGTGAGCAGTTCCATGTGAAGGTCCTTCACGATGAGGGCTGTTTGATGACTGATGAGGGGAAAGTGTGTCGACTCGGGCGGCACagccacctccacctccaccacaacTGCCAGAGCCAGGGGAGAGACGCCTGTTCCGGATGTGTGGCTCGGTTTGAGGAGGAGACACGAGGACAGCAGGGTCACACAGCGTGTCCGACTCACACACTGCATGATTTGACTCCAAGGTACCTGATATAGAAAAAGAtagttaactttttttttatttgtttgcttaattaaagagaaCGGTGTCAAGTATCATGACTTCAAACGAGCTATATGGCAAATGCACTGCTTTAATACACTATTCAATTCACAAGCCTAAAGGTAAAGATTAGGCAGAACAGAAAACATTGCCCTTCTTGTGGTGCGTGTGGAGAAATAAAGTCTGTTACTGCTCATGGGTATGTTAATCAGCAACAAAAAGTTTCACCATGCTACAGCAGTATTAACCAATAAGGAAATTGCTGCAGGGCCTTCCTGCCTGTCAATCATTATGCATGTGACAGACAGCCCATATAAGGGCAGGCTATAaatgaacaggaagtgaagctcGGTCATAATGTATGGTGAAGTTATTGATATAGCTGAAGAGGAGCAATGACCAAAAGTTGTGGTTTTGCTTCAGGGGAGCAGCACGTATCTTCAATTACCATAGTGACCACGCGCGTGAACTGTGCATGTCATGACGAGGCACTTTACATGCAACCAGCTGCTTGCAGTGTTACGAAAGAAGAGGTAGAATAACAGGCTGGAACGGaagaaagttttaaaataataccACAAACTATTTTGATTACTGCAGATGGACAGTTCTATTTGGGTAGAAAAACAGATAGCAAAGattgcagaaagaaagagagagagagagcgctaagACGGCAGGTTACTACTAAGAAAACAAGCTATCAAAACAACAAGTTCTTTCAAA
Encoded proteins:
- the si:ch211-214j24.10 gene encoding uncharacterized protein si:ch211-214j24.10, producing the protein MHIKTGTLESNHAVCESDTLCDPAVLVSPPQTEPHIRNRRLSPGSGSCGGGGGGCAARVDTLSPHQSSNSPHREGPSHGTAHTQPLNREHRAQNRGRGPRREGAGQKLQKSSQAQKDKWMGETLSSLRPPPAFPVKDSPAKLQPAVSYASKVKAGGQFGGMAEEPPGIGALLQNQWGLSFITNGPVMENTTSSAEEDTEQSPSATVHHLAEETVSEKFVALPSKCSKEPDDSAQLLLTCRHLMEAVQYHTQEWSAVFRKQKEDPVKVVWYTDSS